The sequence below is a genomic window from Nocardia fluminea.
TGTGCGGCATCGACGGCAGCGCCTTGCCGTCATGGTGGACGGTGATGCCCTCCTCGAAGCGGGCGGCCGAGAGAAGCAGCCCCGACACGAACTGCGAGGAACCCGACGCGTCGATGGTGACGGCGCCGCCGCGCAGTGCGCCGGTGCCGTGCACGACGAACGGCAGCGCGTCACCGTCGACATCGAGACCGAGCTTGCGCAGGGCCTCGAGAATGGTGGACAGCGGGCGCAACTTCGCCTGCTCGTCGCCGAAGAACGCCACATCGCCGGTGGCGAGGGCGGCGGCGGGCGGCAGGAATCGCATGATGGTGCCCGCGAGGCCGCAGTCGACAGCGGCACTGCGCAGGGGCGCCGGGGTGACCTCGAGGGTTTCGGCGTCGCCGGTGATCTCGGTGCCGAGGGCGCGCAGGGCGCCGATCATCAGATCGGTGTCGCGGCTGCGCAGGGCGCCGGTGAGCGTGGACGGCCCATCGGCCAGTGCGGCCAGGATGAGCGCGCGATTGGTGATGGACTTCGATCCGGGCAGGGTCACGGTCGCGTGGACGGGGACCTCGATATGGGGCGCAGGCCAGAAACTCACGTCCCCATCTTCGCTTATGTGCGGTTCGGACGCACCGGTGGTGCGCTTTTTCGGCGTGGGGTGGTGTCGTCGTCGGCGCCTGCTGTCGGTCCCCGCGCGTATCTTGACCTTTATGTGTGGACGATATGCGACGACCACGAATCCGGGCCGGTTGGCGGCCGAACTGGACGCTGTCGACGAGACGGGGCTGGACGAGCCGGACGCCGCCGTGAGCTACAACGTCGCGCCGACCACCCAGGTGCTCACCGTCGTCGAGCGGCACGAGCACGGCAGGCCCGACGACGACCCGCGCCTGCGGATCCGGCGGATGCGCTGGGGCCTGATCCCGCACTGGACCAAGGCGGCCGAACCGGGCGTACCCGCCAAGGGGAAACCGCTGTTCAACGCCCGCGCCGACAAGGTGACCACCGCGCCCTCGTTTCGCGATTCCGCCAAGCACAAGCGCTGTCTGGTGCCGATGGACGGCTGGTACGAGTGGTTGGTCGAACCGTCACCGACCGGTAAGGGCAAGGCGGTCAAGCGGCCGTTCTACATGTCGCACAGCGACGGTTCCCTGCTCTATATGGC
It includes:
- a CDS encoding SOS response-associated peptidase, producing the protein MCGRYATTTNPGRLAAELDAVDETGLDEPDAAVSYNVAPTTQVLTVVERHEHGRPDDDPRLRIRRMRWGLIPHWTKAAEPGVPAKGKPLFNARADKVTTAPSFRDSAKHKRCLVPMDGWYEWLVEPSPTGKGKAVKRPFYMSHSDGSLLYMAGLWSVWRDRDLPDAEPFMSCTILTTDAGGELADIHDRMPLPMPREHWDAWLDPDHPAPAELLQPPSRAELATIVARPVSTLVNNVRNNGPELLVPDGSCDDEAGQTTLL